The genomic stretch AAATTGCATGTCTGTTTTTTCAGCTGTGCAGAAGAGGGAGTTAAAATTTTTAAAGATTGTGGCTTTAAAATTTTATACATTGGCACAGAGCCTTTTGTGGCTCTTGATAAATTTACTACTCTCGGCAGTAAAATGCAATCTATAAGGAGGGGGATAAATCATGCTAAACGTGTAGGTATCTGTGTAGAGGAGTGTTTTAGCATTGATGATAAAATTAAAATCGAGCTTGATGCTGTGACTAAAGATTGGCTTCGCACCAAAAAAATGCCTGAGCTTAGTTTTATGGTAGGGAGACTTTCTTTCGATCCTGAGAAAAGATATTTTATAGCGCGTAAAAATGGCCAGGCAATAGCTTTCGCAGTTTACAATCCTATCTATGCAACTAAAAGTTACTATTTAGATTTGAATAGGAGGATGATGAGCGCGCCTAGCGGTACTATGGAATATCTTATTGCAGAGTCTTTTGAGAAATTAATGAGCGAGGGCATAGAAAGGGTTTATCTTGGGCTATCGCCTTTTTCAAACATTCAAGACATAGCAAGCGATAATAGCAATACTTTTGTTAATAAATTAATGAAATTTTTATATGAGCATTTTGATTTTTTCTATTCTGCTAAGTCAGAATATTTTTTCAAACAAAAGTTCAGTACAGGTTGGGAGAAGCGCTGCATGTGCTACTATCCTAGAATCTCGCTTAGAATGCTCTATGCTATATTTTTATCGTTTTGCCCCGGTGGTATAAAAGAGCTAATTTCTTACAAGCTAGCGCGTGTTGGAAAGAGGTTGAAATGATAGTTAGGGAAGCAAGCGTAAGTGACTACATTGCAGTATCGAAAATAATCTCAAGTGTTTTTTCAGAAGATTTAAAAATGATTACTAGCAAGGCAGTGGATGAAAGCCTTGTCTTACCTTTCATTGAAAAAGCAGGATACAATATTTATGTAGCTAAGGAGCAGGCTAAAATCTTAGGCGCGATTGTAATATCTAGGCGCAAGCTGAGTTTTTCTCCATCGTTAATTTGGTTCTATTTTAAAAATTTTGGTATATTTGCTTCTTTAAGGTCTTATTTAAGGCTGACAATGTTTAGGAAAAAAATGCCTAAAAAATTAGACAACGAATATTTTATAGAGGCTATTGCTGTAGATGGAACCGCTAGGAATAGAGGGATAGGTAGAGAACTTGTGGTGCAGGTGGAAAAAACACTAAAAGAAAAAAACGTAAAGTATTTAGGACTTTTAGTTAGAGCTGAAAATACAGCAGTTGAGTTTTACAGAGCTTTAGGCTTCGCAAAAGTAAAAGACTGCGCAACAAGAGCTTTTGGTAAATGGTATTATATGAGAAAAGCGCTTAACCCTAACTTTTTATAAAAAGTAGGTGTAGCAGAGGGCTTGCAGCTCTTACATATTTCTATAGATTTTTCTATAGGAAGTGGTAGTTTACCCTCAAAGCATTTAGCAATTTCTTTGTAGTTTTCTATCATAAAACATTTCTCTCTTGGGTTAGTGAAATAATTATGAAGTCTTTCCAATATCTTTTTAAGCTCTTCTTCTTTTACATTTCCAAATGAAAGCGGTGTGAAATCGCAAGGACAAACATTACCTTCAGCGTCGATATAAAGATGGTCTATACCCGCGGTACAGCCAATAGCTTGTTCGCTTTCTATGTAAGAAAATGCTGAGACTCTAGGATATTTACTAGATTTATTTGCAATTTTATGCACTTCTATTAACTTAGCTCTATCTTTATCATCTAGTGTAGTCTCTTCAGTCAATAACTTGCCGCATGGTATTGGCTCTAGTACCCTTACCTCATCTACTCCTAGCTTTTGTGCAAACTCTAGAAATTCAAAGATTGTGTCAAGGAGCTGCTTGGTGACTACAGTTGAGATTGTAGTATAGAATCCATATTTTTTTGATGTTTGTATAGCATCAAGAGCTGTTTTAAATGCGTCTTTCTGCTCTCTGAGAGCGTTATGTACCTCGCCCTTAAAATGGTCCAGACTAATCACAACCGAAAATAATCCTGCTTTTTTTAATTCTTCCGCTTTTTTGTTAGTAAAGCCATCTCCGGATGTGAAAAGGAGAGTGATGCCTCTTTCATCAACTGCTCTTATAATTTCTGGGAGGTCGTTTCTGAGTAAAGGCTCTCCGCCAGTGAATCCAAAAACAGAAGCCCCTAAATCTTGAAAATCTTTTAGCAATTTGATTACTTCCTTGCTGGTAAGCTCCTTACCGCTTCTATACATATTGCTACAGTGCCAGCAGTTATATTTGCATTTATTAGTCAAGCTTGTGTAAACTGCAGTTGGAGTTTTTTTACTAAAACTTGCAACGAATCTATCGAAAGCTTTGCTAGGAAACGGTGGTACGAAGGAAGAGAATACAATTTTATCGTCGAGCTTTACAAGCTTTTCATATCTTGCTAATTTCAGCGCATAAACTAAAAAAGGTACTGGCAACTTGTATTTAAGGTTGTACATTTTTAAAAGAGCGAGGTATTTTCGTATGCCAGTAAGTTGCATAACTGAATATATGGTTTTTAAGTAGTTATAGTTTTTCAACGCTAACTATTTATATTGGAAACGCTAGTAATTCTTTTTAAAAAGATGGAGAAAACTAGCTACTCAGCTATAATTTTAGCTGTTGCAGGGCTTGCTCTAGTCGTTCTTGCACGAAAGTGCACAATTGGAGTAAGAAAGTGATAAAAATGCGTTTCAGACTGAGGCCTATTGTAAGCTATGTATCAGGCGCTGTGCCTGTGCTCATTATTACAAGCTATCTTCTTTTTTACTGTTCCAACACTCCCTACCCAGTAGTAATGATAGACGGAAGTAGTATGGAGCCTACTCTCAGTGAAGGCGCTATCTCAATATGGTTACCTGCGAAAATAGAAGATATAGAGGCAGGCGATATAGTTGCATATAGAAGTTATGTATACGAGGGAAGGATAATATGCCACAGGGTTGTAGAGATTAGGGGTGAGGGCGCTTTCAGGCGTCTAACAACGAAAGGCGATGCAAACAATTATACAGATCAAGGTCCTGCGCCATACGCTCCGGAGCTGCCTGTAACTGCAAATAATTTGCTTGGCAAGCTAGTTTGCTTCGGCGGTAAGCCTGTAAAGGTGCCTGCCGCTCTCAATCCAATTTTCCAGCTTATAAACGTTAAGAAAGCGCTTGCTGAGGAGCCTGTGTTTTTGGTAGTAGCTGCGCTTGCAATACCCACAGTTATAGGGATTTCTATTGTTTTCATAAAAGTTTCAAGAAGAGGACGAGTTGAAAAAGTAGACACTGAAGAATTGATTCTAGGTCCTGAGCAGGTGCGGGCTGTGAAAGTGTACTGCTACATACTTTTAATGTTTCTTGTATTTGCGTTGATATCAGTGAGGGTATTCTGCAGTAGCCAGACAGTTGTGGTAGGTGTAGAGCTTGGTAAGGAGCCTAGTATGGAAGCAGACGTTTCTTTCGGCGATATGAGAGCTGGTGAGACCAAAGTTGAGAATTTTACATTTACAAATCTAGCGATAATACCGACAAAATGCATAACTCTTTCACACGGTAAAATTTCGAATTGGCTTACAATTCAGAAGCCTGTTGTAGCTTTGGGTGGTTGGAAGAACGGGACGTATCCAATTACTGTTTCTGTACCTGAGGGTACGAAAAGAGGCGAGTATCAAGGCAAGCTTTATACTTTTTTTTCGCCTATTCTGCTGATATTACCTAATTCTTTAATAGAGCCTCTAGCTGGTACGATTGGCGGAATTGTAATTCTATATGTAGTTGCAAGTTGTGTTTGGAGCTTAATCCTTACTTTTTTATTAATCTTAGGTAACAAAATTATAGCAAAATATACGTTAAGAAAAGAATACAGTGAGTTTATGAAAAGATTGCGTTTCAAACCCTACAAAAAACGGTTTGAATTTAAAATTCCTGATTTCAGACGCTTTCTATCAGCAAGCATAGAATTCTCAGTATACAAGCCTCTACTTTCAGCAGCAGTTGTACAGCCGTTGTTTGTAGGCTTTGCTTTTATAATCGGCTACCCTCTTTTAGGGCTTCTTTTGAGTGCGTTCTTTGCAGGCTTTTTTACATATCTACTGGGCTGTAGATGGCGCGGCGGCATAATATTTTCAAGCATTGTTTCAGAGGCTATTTCACTGCTAATAATTACAATACTATTTTCAACTCGTTTTCCAACTCTAAATCCATGGCTATTTGCAGGGGCTATTCTCTTCCTACTTGGAATAGTATTTATTGCATTTTTGCTGCTCGTTATTCCAGTGGTATTTTTAGGTTATTCCGGAGGCGGGCTTGCTAATTGGATTAGAATGAAGCTAAACCCATCTGCTAGAATATTTGCTGATACAGATTTTTAAAAATTTACCATTTCAAGTGATAGTAGTGTCCATTACTTATAGACGCAATTCTTTTTGCAACTAGCGAGCCTTCTTCACTTATATCAACAACCAGTATTTTCACACCGCTCCTCCTTGCGAGCCGGGCTACGCTATAGAGCTCTCTGTATATATTTCCGCCTGGCTCTATCGGTACGTTAGCAGTTCCATCTGTTATGAGTACCAGGATAGGTACGCTCTTTGCAGTCTTACCGCTTCTCGCAATATCCAAACCTGCTAAAATACTTGCAGCAAGTGGAGTAGCGCCGCTTATCTGCAGATCTTTTATGTAAGGCTCGCAGGACTCTACAGCTGGAGTAAGCGGTGAAATAATCTCAGGTGTAGTGCCTGAGCACTTAATTAAAGCTACTTGATCTCTGTGCTGGTAAGCGCTTGTTAATATCAAGCGGGCAACTGCTTTTACAAGCTCCAGTTTCCTCATGCTACTTATAGAACTGCTTGTATCAAGCACTGTTATAATTGATGACGAAACATAGCTAAGCCTTACCTTCTCTCTAAAATCCTGTCTTTTAACTGCAAGTCCTCTCTTAGAGAGCTTCCTTTCCCTCAGCACAGCAGCATGTATTGTCGGCACAATTGCTATATCTCTTACATTTTCACTTTCACGCGGTATTCTATACCGCATATATTTGCCGGTACCAACCGTTATAACTTCAGTTCGTCTGCCAGCTCTAAATGGTCCTACTGGAAGTTTACCCTCCTCAACGCAAGTATCGAGCAGTTTGAAGATAACTTCTGCATATCTATCTTCTAGCTCCCAGCCTTTTGCAGTTCTAAGTACTTCTTCTATCGAAACTCTACTCGCAACTAAAGAGTCGAATTTTCCTTTCGGTAATTTAAGATGCGATTTATCTGCAATTATATAAACAGCTTCAAATTCTTTGGCTGGCTTTATTTTAGATATCTGAGCTACATCCAGAAGTGAAAGTTGATATATTGAAGTTCGTGGTATACGAACTGCGAACACATTGTTTAATAAAGTAAAGCCGTAGTTGGGAGAGAGCTGCTTCCTTATTTTAGAAATTGGGGGTGGCATATTTTACTGTTTGGAAAGAATAATATCAGAAGAGTCCACAACGTCATCTACAGTAACGCTGTCTCTTCCATCGTAAGCGGCTTGCGCTCTAGCTAACTGCTCAATTACTATTGCAATATCGTTCATACGACTTGCTTTAGTAAGTTCTGCAACAGTTCTATAAATATCTTCAGAAACGAAAACATTCGGCAGTCGCTCTCTAGCCTTTAATATCTTATCACTTAATTTTTTAGTCTCATTCTCATACTTAGCTCTGAACTTTTCAGGGTCTTCTGCGAACTCCTCCCTCCTTTTGATTATTTCTATTCCCAGCTCGTAATCTTCGACCATTTTTACTTCTACTCTGAGCGGGATTTTAATCAGTACTGATGGGAGCGAGCGAGGTGAAAATGAGAACTGAAGGCTTTTAGCAGCATCTATTGTTATTGCAGAAGCCATTGAGAGCCAATCTATAATGTAAGTTCCTCTGGACTTGCCGAAAGACGTGACGAGTGGTAGAGTACCATAGGAATATCTTCTATCGCATCTCTGACAATCTTCGCTCTCACAATAAAAAAACTTACACCTATCTGTTTTAGGAGCAATTTCAGCTACCCCTCTAATTGCTGTAAATTTTCCGTTGCCCCTCAAGCCCCAGAGTAGTACGCCGCCTATCGAAGGATTTACGATGTTAAGAATGAGCGCTCTTTTCATTTTCTCTTGACCTACAACTGCTACAAAAGGATAGACAGGCTCTTTAGAGAATAATTTCTGACCTTCTCGTAACTCTATTTTTTCAAGCTCTAGAGCTAAGTTTTTCAGCTCTTTCTCAAATTCTTTGGATTTCAATTCAACTGATTTTTTTAGTACCGCAGTTTCAGCTCCAAAATGCTCTAACCTCAGTTCTGTGGCTCTTTTGCTATCTTCTAACTCCCTAACAGATTCTTTAAGATTCTTTAGTGCGGTACGCTCTTCGTTCAAAGCGCTATTTAAGTTTTGCAGAATATTGTTTTCAAGTTTAGCTATCTGCCCTTTCAAGAGTTCTAGCTCGCTTTTTAGCGCTTCGTTTCCAGAGCTTATAGCTAGTAATTTATAGTCTTTTTCTTTTCTTAATTCTTCGACGTAACTCTTTAATTCATGCGAGAGCTCTAGGAAGTGGCTTTTCAACTCTTTACTTAATGTATCTTTAAGCTCATCATCTTTAGCTCTTAGCCGCTCTAATTCTCTATAAACTCCAAAATCAATTTTTTCATTTATTCTACTAATTTCAGTTTCCAGACGAGCTTTCCAATCCTCTATTATTCTCCGCTCCTCCTTTACCAACTTCAACTTCTTCGCTAACGCTCTCTTTAATCTAGCAAGTTTTCCTATGCCCCCTCTCGTTCCAATACTTTCATCCCCGCTCAGCATCTACTTGCCTACTATCTTACCTGCGATTTTTCTAAGAAGTTGCACATTGAACTTACCTTCTTCAAAAGGTCCTTTTCTCATTCTGTGCGGGAAGACCATTTCTGTAGCTTTAATAATATCTTCTTTAGTAACTTCAGTTCTACCTTCAAAAGCAGCGTTTGTTTCAGCAGCTCTCTGAATCATAATATCAGGTCTATGACCATCGACTTTAAACTCCACGCAAAGTCTGGATATCCCTTCAAGCAGTTTTTCAGAAGTTTTTACTTGCGGAAGAAGCTCTTGCGCTTTCCTTATTCTCTCTTTCAGTTCATTTTGAGACTTTTCAAATGCGCTTCTAAATTTTTCAGCGCTCTTTGTGAACTCTTTTTGCCTCCTAATAATCTCAACTCTGGCTTCTGTGTCAGGTACTCCTTTTACTTCTATACTTAATGCTAATCGATCGAGGAGCTGAGGTCTAAGTTTGCCTTCCTCAGGATTCATACTCCCAACTAATATGAATTTAGCAGGATAGCTTACACTTATACCTTCACGTTCTACACTACAAACACCCATTGCAGCAGCGTCGAGCAGTACATCTACAAGATAGTCATCTAAAAGATTAATTTCGTCAATGTAGAGAATACCTCTGTTCGCTTCCGCCATAAGGCCTTCTTCAAAAGCTTTAAGACCCTCTTTCAGTACTTTCTCTACATCTAGTGCTCCTACAACTCTGTCTTCAGTAGCGTTGAGAGGCAGGTCTACAACTTTTACTTTCCTCCTCTCTACCTCCAGCTTCTCACCTTTTTCAATTCTTTCCTTGCACTCCCAGCAGAGCGCCTCAGGTACATTGGGGTCGCAGCTGAACCTACAGCCTTTTACAACTTCTATTTCAGGCAACAATTCTGCAAGCCCTCTTACAGCAATAGATTTAGCTGTACCTCTTTCGCCCTGAATCAGCACTCCTCCTATCTGAGGATTGATAGCATTGAGCAACAAAGCTCTTTTCATTGTCTCCTGACCTACAATTGCAGTAAATGGAAATAGTACGCGCTTGGTCTTCGATACTTTTCTCTCGACGAGCTCGGGCGTTGGCATTTCTACCATTCTCTCTGCACTAGGCTCTCCTTCAGCTGACGGCAATGTTACACTTAACTCTTCTACGACAGGTGTAACTCTTTCCTCGTATTCACCTTCTAGAATTTCATCAAATAAATTTTCTATTATAGCCAATTGGTCAGGCCTGAATATATTAGGGTTTACGCTTACTATCAGAGTAGCCATTCTTTTAGAGGCTGCATCTGTAATGTTTTTAAGAAAATCTACTGTAACATCGATATTCGTTCCTTTAACTATCTGGTCAAGTCCATGTAGAAATACAATGCCATTTTTTGTTCTGCCCATAAACTCTATTATCGTATAGGTAAGTTCGAATTGAGCTCTTCCAGGCGAAATTGCATCTGCATCGGTTGCAGAGCTTAGCCAGTACACAGGTACGTTTTCTGAGAGATTGTATTTTTTTCTAAGTTTGTCATGATATATCGTAGAAATGCCGCAGGCAGGTCTCCCAGCATGCACACTTTTTACGAACATATCAAAGCCCATTGTGGGGCGTTCTTCTTTAATAAGATATGTCAAGCCCGGCTCAAGCTCTAAAATTTCAGGTCTTGTAGCAATACCGCATGCAGGGCACATTCTTAAATCTTTTGTTATTTGAGCGCCGCAAAATCCACATTCGTAGATATTCTCTTCAAACACTGCACCGCAAAACTGGCATATGATAGTTTCGCCATCTACGTCAGATCCGCAAAGTGGACATGTATATGCCAGCTCAGCTGGCGGCGCTACTACTTCTTCTTTTACCTCTTCAGTTTTAGGCTTTTCTCCCTTCTTCAGCTTAGCTCTCAGTCCCATTTTACCCTATTCCGTATTTTTCCATTACCTTTTCGTATAGCTCATAATTCTTAGATTTTCTGAAAGTATCTACAACTTCCGGAGGTAGTTCGCCTAGTAGCTCGTCAACAATTGCAAGCAGTTTTTTAACGTCTTCGTCAATAACTATTTCTTCTTTCCCCCTTTCAAGCCTTGTGAGCAGTTCAACCCTTTCTTCACGCCATTTATCCCATCTTGTCTCAAGCTCTTTGAGTACTTTTATTTGCTCACCAAGCTCTGATTTGGTACGCTCTAACTCTTCAATTTTAGCATTTATCTCAGAAACTTTAAGCTTCAATTCCTGCTCAGCTCTTGCTACACGCTCTTCTCTAGCCCTTATAAGCGCTTCTTCTTTTACAAGCTGCTCTCTCATAATAGCAATCTCTTTCTCTTTGAGCTCAAGCTCTTTGCGAAGCTTCATTCTGTAGTGTCTAAGCTTCTCTTCTAACTCTTTTATTAATCTTTTTTCTTCTTCAATATCAAGCTCTTCGTATTGTGGCTCGAGCTTGATTAATTGTAGTTGAGCCCCTTCTTCATAAGCCTCTATGACTTTTTCTTCTACATCTTTTCTAAGCTCATGCACTAGTGGGGCTTTTGTTGGTATTATCTTATTGGCACTTGGAACCTCAAATCGCTTTTCAGGCATTTCCTTGCTTGCCTGCTCTGGCGCTCTCTTTCTCTTTCTGAACAAGCTACTCAGCAATCTACTAAAAAACCCCTTGATGTCCATTTATTTTCACACACCATATTCTTTTAATATTCTTTCGTAAAGTTCATAATCTTCAGTGAGCGCAAACTTTTCAATTACCTCTTTAGGAAGTTTACCCAGCAGTTCATCTAATATTTTAAGCAATCTTTTTACCTCCTCCTGAAGTTTTAGTTTAGCTTCAAGCTCTTTTTCTTTCATCGCTAGCGCACTCTTTTTACTTTCTAGTAATTGCTCTCTTTCTATAAGCTCTCTCTCTATTATCAGCTTCTTCTCAACTAGACCTTCTAGCTCTCTCGTCGTACCCTTAAGTTTTTCAGTCAGCCCCTCTACTGCAAGAATCTGATTGTTAAGTCTCTCCCTGTTTTCAATAACTGACTTCTCTATTTCAGCTATTTTTTTCTGCTGCAGTTCTAGAGTCTGAGCAGCCTCTTTAAGCAATCGCTCCTTTTCAATCGCTTTTTCTAACTCCAATTCCCTATTCTTAAGCTCCTCTTCCCTTTTCATCAGAGCGTCGAGCTGCTCTTCTAGCTTCTCTTTCTCTTTAACAGCGATATTTTCACGTTCACTCAATAATTTTTCTCTCTCCTCCAGGCTCTTCTCCTTTTCGGCTATTTTCTTAGATCTTTCTTGCAGTTCAATATCTTTTTCTTTAACTACTTTTTCTATCCTCTTCTCTTTACTATCCAAAAGTTCTAGCTTTTCAGCTAACTCCTCCTCTTTGAGCTTAAGTTTCTCTTTTAGCTCAACAATTTGGCGCGACTGCTCTTCAGTAACGCTTTCTAATTCTTGCAGTCGAGCTTTTTCTTGTACCTCCTCTTTCTTAGCTCCCTTTCTTAAATCTTCTAAAAATGTTTTCTTCATTTCTTCAAAACCTTTCTGCCTTACAGCTAACTCTTCATACTCCGCCTTTAGCTTCTCTTCTCGTTTAGCTACGTACTCTTCAAAATTTCTCTGTTTCATAGTCAGCTTCTCTTCTAACTCGCTCAGCCTGGCTTCTCTGCGACCAATATTTCCGAGCTTCTCTTTTAATACTTTTTCAAGCTCTTCTCTACGGTGCCAGAGCTCTTTTTCAAGCTCTTTTATTTCACGCTCCTCAGGTGGCAGCTCGGTAACATTGTAATCTTCATAGACTGTCCCGATAGGGAGCGCACTCAGATTTTTATCATTTTTTGGCTTTTTAGTATAGTACTTTCTGTTTTCTACCATGTTTAACTTTTATTTTTCGCCTCTTTTGCGGACTGCGTTTTCTAGCAGCCATCTCAAAGCTGTAGTTCTGTGCGTACCGCTCGTTTCTGAGCTACTAACTACTTTTCCTGCAGATACACGCATTATTAAAAATCTAATTCCAAGTGCAGATAGAGCAGCTAAAATAACGAATCCAATTATAAACCAGTAATTGAACTCTAGTTTTTTCAGCTCTGAGACAAGCGGTTTTGAAATTTCAGCGCTCATATTAAAGACAGTCTCTCTCACTTTGACCTTTACAGTATACTTGCCCGTCTCTAAAGGTACGGTAACGTTGCATGTATATCTACCTTCAGAGTCTGTAGTGGTATTAACTACAAAGCCAGTCTCTACAATTTCTATTGTAACATTTGCGTTCGCTACTTTATCAGGGCCATCATTGTATAGAACTTCTCCCGAAATAGTTATTTCAGCTCCGGGCTGTCCAGGCGATATGAACTCGAGCGTTACACTAATATAGTAAGGTGGTACCAGCTTCTCGGCAAACTTCAGAGTAACCTTTTTATTATCAGTCATTGCAAGCTTGGCTTCTGTCGAGGTGTAGGTATTCTGGTTTTGAGTTGTATAAAAAGCTACTACTTTATAGTTGCCTACAAATTCCTCGCGCTCGCCTGTTATTTCACTGCCTAAAAGTTTGAATTTAGCTATGCCATATTTATCGGTTCTTGCAGAGGTATAGAAAAGCTCAGTTAAATTGTTATAGCTATACACGCGTACTTCAGCATCGCTTACAGGAAGATTATGCCCGTTTACTACCTCTACAGTAAGCCACCAGCATTTATAAATAGTTGCTTCAGTTGCGATTTCAGGTGCTGTGACGTTCGTTAAATATCCTGAATACTTCAATCTCAAGGGCTGAGTGAATGTGCAGTCTCTAATATCGAGAGTTTGAGTAGCTATTTCAAGTTTTTCGCTAGCTAGTTGCGAGCCTGCTAGCGCTAGCGTTGTTGTATTGAATATTAGGTACGAGGCGTTTGCCACAACGTTTTCTAATCTTGTTACTGCACATTTTGCGTACACTGAGCCTTCAAGGGTAGTATCCTTTAGAGCTATATTGGCATTATCTGAGCCTATGATGTTGAGTTTTAAATAACTTCGCTCGCTAGCGTTAAACGTGCAGTTATCGAAAAGGTATAGATTCAAATGCTCGTTGCTGACAGTACTGCTGTTTCCCTCTATAATTAGTCTGCCTTGATTCTCAACAGAAATGAAATATCTTCTTTGACTGCTCTGTATTATGTTTAGAACAGTGTTCTTGCGAATAATAAGAGTAGCATTATTTTTCACCAATATATTGCCGTCTTGAACATACGTATAAGTTTCGCCATCCTTTGCATACTCAGAATTCTCAAGAATTTTAGTTGAGTTTTCAGCTATAATAATATCTCGTCCTGCAGAATAGAAGCTCGATATTAGTGGCACTTCAAACCTCAACACTGCGCTTTTTATATTTACTACATCTTCTAGCTTAGAATAAACTTGATAGTGTGGCAATGCAATAGCAGTGGTTGTAGTAAGGCCGTTGTAGAAAGCCAAGATTCTATAATTACCTAAGAACTGCTCACCTGTAGCTGTGATAATATCGCTTAGCGCATAGGTCTCGAATTTTCCTTTGTGGCTTGTAACTCCTGTTTGATAGACACTATCGTTCAGCAGATGCTTGATATGCACAGTTGCGCCACCTACCGGCACATCAATTACATCTCTTACGTAAATGCTCAGCACTCTATAAATTGAAATTGCAGTAGTTCCTGTAGCTATAGCAGATGGGAGTGTTACATTAAAAAGGGTACAAGCGCTGTCTGTAGCGTTTAGGCATGAAGTAAGTACTGAATTTGTAGCGCTGAATAATACCTTGTTTAGCTCAGTAATGCTGGAGCTGAGCGTAGATGCGACAACATCTATTGTAGAGCTAGTTCCTGATAGCAGTGTGCAGTTGAGTTTAGAGTTCATAATTGTAACAATGCTGTCCGTCAGCTCTAATTTACCTGCGCTCAGCTCTACAGAGCCGTTGTTCAGCTCTATATATGCTGTGTTTTCAGTCTTTATCAGCAGTGGGTAATTGCTTTTAAGAATGCCATGCTCTACTACTCGAAGCGTACCGTTATTTCTAACTTCTATGCTGTACTGATAAGCATAATCTTGCAGCACAGTAAAAGTGCCTACAATTACTAGGCAGCCGTTATCTCTTACAACTACGGAGCCGTGGTGCGTATATTCACCTTCTATTAGCAGAGTTGAGTTCACCACACTCAAACTTTCTGCTCTTGGCTCAGTTCTTTCTGCAGCATTTATGCTAATACTACTCAGGCTTATAATGAGCAGAAGACATCCTATTAAACTAGTGATTTTTCTCATTTTACAATTAATTTTATGTTACTTTTAGTATATAATCTTTGCTCTTACCACCCTAATTTCGACTATGTGCTGGATTTTAAGCCTGACTTCGCCAGTTAAGGTGAGACCTTTACTCCCTTTGTGAAATAAATAAAAGA from Candidatus Thermoplasmatota archaeon encodes the following:
- a CDS encoding DUF2156 domain-containing protein: MITLQTVGKDKLLQWLKNYSRSSSAYLTLNEGIKYFSASSIEGYLGYVEYANVAVAFEPVCNALHVAKLIHEFKLFCRKNKLHVCFFSCAEEGVKIFKDCGFKILYIGTEPFVALDKFTTLGSKMQSIRRGINHAKRVGICVEECFSIDDKIKIELDAVTKDWLRTKKMPELSFMVGRLSFDPEKRYFIARKNGQAIAFAVYNPIYATKSYYLDLNRRMMSAPSGTMEYLIAESFEKLMSEGIERVYLGLSPFSNIQDIASDNSNTFVNKLMKFLYEHFDFFYSAKSEYFFKQKFSTGWEKRCMCYYPRISLRMLYAIFLSFCPGGIKELISYKLARVGKRLK
- a CDS encoding radical SAM protein, translated to MYNLKYKLPVPFLVYALKLARYEKLVKLDDKIVFSSFVPPFPSKAFDRFVASFSKKTPTAVYTSLTNKCKYNCWHCSNMYRSGKELTSKEVIKLLKDFQDLGASVFGFTGGEPLLRNDLPEIIRAVDERGITLLFTSGDGFTNKKAEELKKAGLFSVVISLDHFKGEVHNALREQKDAFKTALDAIQTSKKYGFYTTISTVVTKQLLDTIFEFLEFAQKLGVDEVRVLEPIPCGKLLTEETTLDDKDRAKLIEVHKIANKSSKYPRVSAFSYIESEQAIGCTAGIDHLYIDAEGNVCPCDFTPLSFGNVKEEELKKILERLHNYFTNPREKCFMIENYKEIAKCFEGKLPLPIEKSIEICKSCKPSATPTFYKKLGLSAFLI
- a CDS encoding signal peptidase I — translated: MRFRLRPIVSYVSGAVPVLIITSYLLFYCSNTPYPVVMIDGSSMEPTLSEGAISIWLPAKIEDIEAGDIVAYRSYVYEGRIICHRVVEIRGEGAFRRLTTKGDANNYTDQGPAPYAPELPVTANNLLGKLVCFGGKPVKVPAALNPIFQLINVKKALAEEPVFLVVAALAIPTVIGISIVFIKVSRRGRVEKVDTEELILGPEQVRAVKVYCYILLMFLVFALISVRVFCSSQTVVVGVELGKEPSMEADVSFGDMRAGETKVENFTFTNLAIIPTKCITLSHGKISNWLTIQKPVVALGGWKNGTYPITVSVPEGTKRGEYQGKLYTFFSPILLILPNSLIEPLAGTIGGIVILYVVASCVWSLILTFLLILGNKIIAKYTLRKEYSEFMKRLRFKPYKKRFEFKIPDFRRFLSASIEFSVYKPLLSAAVVQPLFVGFAFIIGYPLLGLLLSAFFAGFFTYLLGCRWRGGIIFSSIVSEAISLLIITILFSTRFPTLNPWLFAGAILFLLGIVFIAFLLLVIPVVFLGYSGGGLANWIRMKLNPSARIFADTDF
- a CDS encoding N-acetyltransferase, with translation MIVREASVSDYIAVSKIISSVFSEDLKMITSKAVDESLVLPFIEKAGYNIYVAKEQAKILGAIVISRRKLSFSPSLIWFYFKNFGIFASLRSYLRLTMFRKKMPKKLDNEYFIEAIAVDGTARNRGIGRELVVQVEKTLKEKNVKYLGLLVRAENTAVEFYRALGFAKVKDCATRAFGKWYYMRKALNPNFL
- a CDS encoding DUF835 domain-containing protein produces the protein MGLRAKLKKGEKPKTEEVKEEVVAPPAELAYTCPLCGSDVDGETIICQFCGAVFEENIYECGFCGAQITKDLRMCPACGIATRPEILELEPGLTYLIKEERPTMGFDMFVKSVHAGRPACGISTIYHDKLRKKYNLSENVPVYWLSSATDADAISPGRAQFELTYTIIEFMGRTKNGIVFLHGLDQIVKGTNIDVTVDFLKNITDAASKRMATLIVSVNPNIFRPDQLAIIENLFDEILEGEYEERVTPVVEELSVTLPSAEGEPSAERMVEMPTPELVERKVSKTKRVLFPFTAIVGQETMKRALLLNAINPQIGGVLIQGERGTAKSIAVRGLAELLPEIEVVKGCRFSCDPNVPEALCWECKERIEKGEKLEVERRKVKVVDLPLNATEDRVVGALDVEKVLKEGLKAFEEGLMAEANRGILYIDEINLLDDYLVDVLLDAAAMGVCSVEREGISVSYPAKFILVGSMNPEEGKLRPQLLDRLALSIEVKGVPDTEARVEIIRRQKEFTKSAEKFRSAFEKSQNELKERIRKAQELLPQVKTSEKLLEGISRLCVEFKVDGHRPDIMIQRAAETNAAFEGRTEVTKEDIIKATEMVFPHRMRKGPFEEGKFNVQLLRKIAGKIVGK
- a CDS encoding VWA domain-containing protein; the encoded protein is MPPPISKIRKQLSPNYGFTLLNNVFAVRIPRTSIYQLSLLDVAQISKIKPAKEFEAVYIIADKSHLKLPKGKFDSLVASRVSIEEVLRTAKGWELEDRYAEVIFKLLDTCVEEGKLPVGPFRAGRRTEVITVGTGKYMRYRIPRESENVRDIAIVPTIHAAVLRERKLSKRGLAVKRQDFREKVRLSYVSSSIITVLDTSSSISSMRKLELVKAVARLILTSAYQHRDQVALIKCSGTTPEIISPLTPAVESCEPYIKDLQISGATPLAASILAGLDIARSGKTAKSVPILVLITDGTANVPIEPGGNIYRELYSVARLARRSGVKILVVDISEEGSLVAKRIASISNGHYYHLKW